DNA from Thermostichus vulcanus str. 'Rupite':
ATGTTGTCTGCCTCCTTCAGGCTGGGTCTGGTTCCTTCTTCAACCTTCGGGTGGATTCGGGTACACCCTCTTGTTCAGGGCCATCTCGCCAGCCACAACTGGGGGGATCCGTCTCCCCTTGAAAGGCAGCGAACTCAACCGGCAAGCCATCCGCCATACCCTGCAGATGCAGATCGAACCAGAAGGTGGATCCCTGCTCCAGCTTACTTTCCAGATGGATGCGGCTGTGGTGCTTCTCCAGGATGTTGCGGACAATCGCCAGCCCCAAGCCTGTGCCCTCCAGGGTATGTACCCGGTTTTCTACGCGGAAAAAACGGTCGAAAATCCGCTCTTGATCTTCAGGGGCAATGCCAATGCCCGTATCGGCCACCGCCACCCGCACCGCCTGCGGGGATCCATCCGGCTGAGTGACCACATGGGCGTGCAAACTCACAGAACCCTCGGCAGGGGTGAACTTGAGGGCATTGCCCAACAAATTGGTCAGCACCTGCAGCAGCAAATCGTAGTTACCCCACACCAGCGGCAGATCCGGATCCACGAATTTGCGCAAGTGGATCCCTTTGTCGCGGGCCTGGAGGTGGTGGGTGCGCAGCGTTTGCTCGATCACTGCCGAGATGTCGATGCCCTCGAAACGATACTGCTTGCCGGATTCCAGGCGGGATAGATCCAAAACATCGTTGACCAGGCGGGTGAGGCGATCCGTCTCACGGTTGGCAATTTCCAGGTAATCTTGCCGCTCTGCAGCGCTCATCTGCTCGCCGTACTCGTAGAGGGTTTCAATAAAGGATTTGATGCTGAAGAGGGGGGTACGCAGCTCATGGCTGATGTTGCTGATAAATTGAGCTTTCGCCTCGTTCAATTCCACCTCGCGGGTGATGTCCTGCACCGTTACTACGATCCCCTTCAGATTTTGCCGACGGGGATCCGACACTGGGGAGAGCATGACGCGGATGATACGGGCAGTGGGGCCATTGAGGTTGACGCGAATTTCCTCAGCCTCTTGATCGCCGCGGGCAATTTGTAGCAGCGGGCGAGCCAGTTGCAGGCGCAAATCTTCTGGCAACAGCTCCGGCAAGGTTTTGCCCAAAACCGGCTCCCCTTCCCAGCCAAACATTTTCGAGGCCGCTGGATTGAGCAAGAGCACCCGAAACTCCGCATCGAGCAGAATGGCGGCATCCACAATCGAGGAAACCAAGGTTTCCAGCTTGGCCTTAGCTGCCGTCAGTTCCTCGATATTTTGCTCTTCGTAGCTCTGCAGCCGTTCTGCCATCTCGTTAAAGCTATCAATCAGCTGGGCCAGTTCGCCGCCAAAGGGGAGATCAATGCGCTGCTTAAAGTTGCCTTTGGTAATCTCCTGAACACCCTTGACCAATTCTTTGATCGGCTGGGTGATGGTGAGGGCATTGACCACCGAGCCGAGAATAGCCAAGACCCACACTGCTAAAAAGACCCCGATCGACACTTCCCGCGCCAACTGAGTGGAGCGCATCAGGGCGGGGTTCGGGTTAATGCCTAGGCCCAAGGTGCCCAGAAACTGGCCCTGGTGGTAGATGCCAACAAAAATATCCGTAACACGCCCAGCAGGGGTGAGATGGGTGCGCACCAGCGGTTGACCCTCCGCAGGGGGGCGATTGTCCGGCAGTTGAATGCGCCGGGT
Protein-coding regions in this window:
- a CDS encoding ATP-binding protein — translated: MGSLKHWWAQWKQKLRLETQLLFVATLVVSLVVSSFTFWAVSNVQQDAQFNEARFGRDLGLLLAANVAPLVAEDRISEVAQLSRQYFESTSSIRYLLYADPNGDIYYGIPFSNQEVKTSLSLTRRIQLPDNRPPAEGQPLVRTHLTPAGRVTDIFVGIYHQGQFLGTLGLGINPNPALMRSTQLAREVSIGVFLAVWVLAILGSVVNALTITQPIKELVKGVQEITKGNFKQRIDLPFGGELAQLIDSFNEMAERLQSYEEQNIEELTAAKAKLETLVSSIVDAAILLDAEFRVLLLNPAASKMFGWEGEPVLGKTLPELLPEDLRLQLARPLLQIARGDQEAEEIRVNLNGPTARIIRVMLSPVSDPRRQNLKGIVVTVQDITREVELNEAKAQFISNISHELRTPLFSIKSFIETLYEYGEQMSAAERQDYLEIANRETDRLTRLVNDVLDLSRLESGKQYRFEGIDISAVIEQTLRTHHLQARDKGIHLRKFVDPDLPLVWGNYDLLLQVLTNLLGNALKFTPAEGSVSLHAHVVTQPDGSPQAVRVAVADTGIGIAPEDQERIFDRFFRVENRVHTLEGTGLGLAIVRNILEKHHSRIHLESKLEQGSTFWFDLHLQGMADGLPVEFAAFQGETDPPSCGWRDGPEQEGVPESTRRLKKEPDPA